The genomic window AGAAAAGAAGATACTGGAAAATAATCCGCGTCTGCTTGCCTGGGTAAACGATGACGACGGTTTGCAATTTATCCATACTATTCTTCAGGGAGAGGATGTTTTCTACAATGCGGTAAAAGATCTGGGAGAATTTAAGAAACAGTTCCGTTCAGGAAAATACAACATAATCTTGTTGCTTAATGATAAAAAAACACCTTCCGCCAGATTTATGAAGGAGATAGAGGAATTGGTTAATTCAGGTACAGGATTGATTGTTTCCGGTTCAAAAATATCGAAATTTCCGCATTTAAAAGATGTCCTGGGAATAAAATTCAAAGGGTATTTACCAGCCAGGGATAACCTTGTTAATCTTATGGAAAGCCCGATCAGCCATGAAGGTGTTTTCCAGAGTATCGGCAAATGTCAGAAGGTGAAGCTTGAGACAGGCCAGATGGCAGGCTATGTTTCAGTCATTCCCGATATGCCGCACAACGGCAAAATAACAGCGGTTGATTTAGAGGCAGGATATGATTTCATTGAAGGGAAAAATTACACACTGACTTTTCAGGTGTATGAAGGAAACAGGGTCCGATCAAATAAATTGCTGGATGAAGAAATATTTTCATTCGATACATTATCATCTGAAGGTATTGATAACAACCAGGGAGTTAAAAACACAAATCTTTTGGTAAAAGGCGCAGGTGAAAAGGTTGAATTTTTAATAGAAAACACAAAGGAAGACGGCAGGCTGAATGGCGATTATACTGTGCAGGTAATTATCTATGAAGATAATAATATAATAACAATAGGCCCTGCGGTTTTTGAAGTTGAAAAATGTGTTTCGCCGGTTAACGGAGAAAAGCATAGCGGATTTACAATAACTAATGTAGAGCGGGAAGGAAAATGCTGTGTTGAACATCCGGAACCTGTGATTGTCCTGAATAGCTATGGTGAAGGGAAAGCCGTTCTTTTCACATTTGATTTATTAAAATCAAATACACAAAATAACATAAATAAGATAAAAGACATGCTGTTAAACAGCATAAATTATGTTTCACCTTCGGGGTTTTCAATCAACCCGATGGAGACATTGCCTATTGGAATAAATATACAAAATAAAGGTAAGGCAGTGGATTTAAAAATAAAAGAAATGGCACCGGCAGGCACGGAAATATCTAATATATTTAATGAAGGAATAAAAATTGGTAATGAAATAATATGGCAGTTTAATCTTTCAGAAAACATGAAAAAAGAATTGAGGTATTATCTTTTTGTGCCGGATGTCCAGGCGGATTGGACAGCGATAACTGAAATAGAATATTTACATTACGACAGCACGTGGCAGTTATACGGCAGTTACCCGTTAAATATAGAAGTTGCTCATAATGTGGAAGGATTGGCAGAAGAGATAATTTCGGCTCTCAATGACCTTGCATTAAGCTATGAAGACAGGAACAAGGCTGAAAGGGTGATAGAGATTTTAAATATAATGACGAACCGGTATATTTTTGAAAGAAGTGATTTTGAGAAAAATATCAAAGATTGTTTAAAGGCAATTGATAAATTGGCTAAAATAACGGGCGCGGGGACAACATCTATCCGCCTGAAATTAGATGAATTGTTAAGGATTAATGAGATAAAGTGGAGCATGTGGAAATAATTTAACTATAGATAGAAATTATGTTATAATAAACCTTGTTATTATTTGGAACGAGTGAAGAATATAAGGGAGGAAATATGCAAAAAAAGGTTGTATTAATAGCGGTTTTAATTTTATTTTTTATATCAGGCGTACATGCAAAAGAAGTCCCGTTTACACTGGAAGACAGAGATAGGTTGATAAGGCTCGAAGCAAAAGTCGAAAATATTGATAAAAGATTTGAGCAAGTGGATAAAAGATTTGAGCGATTGGAGAATGTTATGATGTGGGGTTTTGGATTAATTCTTGGCGGTATGTTTAGCTTAGTGGGTTTTGTATTATGGGATAGGCGAAGTGCATTGGCGCCTGCGATAAGGAAGAATAAGGAGTTAGAAGAGCGGGAAGAAGAACTGGAGAGATGGAAGAAAAAAGCGGATATGGCATTAAAAGAATTGGCTGAAAAAGATGCAAAAGTAGCAGAGATATTAAGACATGTAGGATTGTTGTGAGGATACTGAAACCGAAAAAATTATTATTTTTCGTTATTACATTTTTTTTAATCCCTTTATATATTTTCGCCGGCAATTCTGACGTTTATCAGCCTCTTATAACAATTTCCGGCGTTTCCGAAGGCTGTTATTACTCCACTTCCGTTTATCCCGAAATTTCCATTTCCGACGAGGACCTTGCGTATTCCACAGCCACGTTAAAATTCAATAATTCAAAGGATTCAGCTTATGTCCGCGGCACTGAAATTAAAAAAGACGGGCGATACCGCATTTCCGTTTCGGCTTTTGACTCATCCGGGAACAAAAGCTACGAGTCGGTGAATTTTGTTATTGATAAAACAAAACCCGCGATAACCATATATAATGTAGAGAATGATACTTATTATACAACCGACGTCTGGTTCAAGGTGAAAATTGCCGAGTCAAACCCGGAAAAAGAATTGATTACGCTTGATGATAATATCCGGAACGAAAATGAGACAGTCTGGGTCAGGGATGAGGGTATCCACAAATTAGTTGTTGATACCCTTGATAGAGCCGGGAATGCAAATTTAAAATCCTGCGTATTCACAATTAACAAGACATCGCCGGTAATACTTTCTCATGAGCCTTTTGATACAAAACTCAGGATTAAAGAAGGAGAAAAAATAGATTTTTGGGTTTCCGTATTTGACCCTGATAATAATATTATTAAATCAGAGTGGTATTTTGATTCAATAATTGTTTGTGAAGGGGTTTTTAACTGGACATTTTATGCCGGATACGATGATTCTGGCAGGCATGAGGTGAAATTTATAGCCGCGGATTCAAACCTTGCCGTTGAAAATGCCTGGGACATTGAAGTAGATGATGTCCCGGTGAGACCTCCTTTGAATTTAATTGCCGGGACAGGAACGGGCGGGCATATTTTCCTTAAATGGGATGAAAATAAATATTTTAATCTCCTGGGATACAATATATACCGTGATGATAAGAAGATTAACAGGACACTTGTTACCAAAAACCATTACCTGGATACAGGATTGATTGATGGGACGGAATATTCATATTTTATCCGCGCAATGGACATAAATGGCAAAGAGAGCGAAAATTCCAATAAGGTTTCAGTGATCCCGGAAGATTCTTCTGCGCCGTCTGCACCGGCCAATCCGAAAGTTAATGATAATGGATTGCTTTTATGGGAAAAACCTTCGGATTACGATATCGCAGGATATTATTTGTATCAAGGGGTTGATAACAATAATTTGGATAATAAAATTGAAATTGCAGGGGCTCAGATATATCGGAGCGATACGCCCTCTTATCAATTAAGTAATTTAACACCCGGCATACAATATTATTTTGCGTTATCCTGTTACGATTTTTGTAATAAAGAAAGCGAAAAAAGCGATATTGTTTCATATCTCTTTTATGACTCGTTGCCGCCTTGCCGGGTGAAAGATGTCAGGACCAGGAATACAGGCAATTCCGGAGAGCTGAAAATTAGATGGCTTAAGAACAGTGAGCCGGATTTAGCCGGATATAAAATTTATTGTTCCGCCGCGGCGGACTTATCCGCCGGGGTGGAGACAGGCGTTTACCCATCTCCTCCTGTTTTCGCAGGTATGAGTGAAAAATTTACTTTAAGCGGTTTAGAGGATTTTAAAAAATACTCTATTGCGGTTTCCGCTGTTGATACACAGGAAAACGAAGGTTTAAAGTCGCCTGTCGAGATTGGGATACCGTCCGGCAATTCAGGTCTTGTTCCCGCGCCTGAATATTTGACGGTTGATTCAGGGAACAAGGAAGCCGCATTAAGCTGGAGTCCGGTGCCCGGCGCAGATGGATAT from bacterium includes these protein-coding regions:
- a CDS encoding fibronectin type III domain-containing protein, translating into MRILKPKKLLFFVITFFLIPLYIFAGNSDVYQPLITISGVSEGCYYSTSVYPEISISDEDLAYSTATLKFNNSKDSAYVRGTEIKKDGRYRISVSAFDSSGNKSYESVNFVIDKTKPAITIYNVENDTYYTTDVWFKVKIAESNPEKELITLDDNIRNENETVWVRDEGIHKLVVDTLDRAGNANLKSCVFTINKTSPVILSHEPFDTKLRIKEGEKIDFWVSVFDPDNNIIKSEWYFDSIIVCEGVFNWTFYAGYDDSGRHEVKFIAADSNLAVENAWDIEVDDVPVRPPLNLIAGTGTGGHIFLKWDENKYFNLLGYNIYRDDKKINRTLVTKNHYLDTGLIDGTEYSYFIRAMDINGKESENSNKVSVIPEDSSAPSAPANPKVNDNGLLLWEKPSDYDIAGYYLYQGVDNNNLDNKIEIAGAQIYRSDTPSYQLSNLTPGIQYYFALSCYDFCNKESEKSDIVSYLFYDSLPPCRVKDVRTRNTGNSGELKIRWLKNSEPDLAGYKIYCSAAADLSAGVETGVYPSPPVFAGMSEKFTLSGLEDFKKYSIAVSAVDTQENEGLKSPVEIGIPSGNSGLVPAPEYLTVDSGNKEAALSWSPVPGADGYKVYFGRQEHLVISPLITKDTVFVFNNLLNNNRYYAAVSSFKGRDESELIAGTAFPENGSYPDAPAGLTCLSGGDTNLLLSWSMNKEWDLAGYKIAYKKETEYFEEPKDIGKTNWFEITGLTEGEKYTIALFAFDNENNMSNPSVITGVPLKTSSDYSNPPPAPLLDISCENGIIRLNWTSSGVEIDEYRIYRREAGEPKYKKIYETKNLTYKNKAVEEGRTYYYVVTAFRESSFPGESLFSNEVIMRPKVKMGDIEMEGDVPVESRVDGYDLIILSISFGSKTGDDYYNPNVDLNGDGIIDGTDLNILAGSFGKEY